The Rhodocytophaga rosea genome has a segment encoding these proteins:
- a CDS encoding phosphotriesterase family protein: MFLPDKQNLLSRRTFISSSLLMASTAFPSGKWPGIWQEQPARTIMTVNGEIAASKMGFTLSHEHVIVDFGGADKASPDRYNRQEVFNTVLPYLKQARKLGCRTFIDCTPAYLARDPQLLRQLSEASGLHIITNTGYYGARNDESLPPHAFTETADQLSERWRKEAIEGIEGTGIKPGFMKIGVDGGKLSDIDRKLVQAAARTHLQTGLTIAVHTGNGEGALEEMAILKEEGVAPEAWIWVHAQSEADSAIHAKVAGQGGWVSFDGIGWDDSGRHVELVSFMKKQGLLEKVLVSHDAGWYHVGETGGGKFQSFEKIFTTFLPELKKRGFSRKEINQLLVKNPMEAFTIRIRKN, encoded by the coding sequence ATGTTTTTGCCAGACAAACAAAATCTGCTTTCCAGACGTACATTTATCAGCAGCTCCTTGCTGATGGCCAGTACTGCTTTTCCTTCAGGTAAATGGCCGGGAATCTGGCAGGAGCAGCCAGCCCGTACTATTATGACGGTGAATGGCGAAATAGCTGCTTCCAAAATGGGTTTCACATTAAGTCACGAGCATGTGATTGTAGATTTTGGAGGGGCAGATAAAGCGAGTCCGGACCGGTATAACCGGCAGGAAGTATTTAACACGGTTTTGCCGTACCTGAAGCAGGCTCGAAAACTCGGCTGCCGTACTTTTATTGATTGTACGCCTGCCTATCTGGCCCGTGACCCACAATTGCTCAGGCAACTGTCAGAGGCTTCCGGCTTGCATATCATTACGAATACTGGCTATTATGGCGCCAGAAATGATGAAAGTTTGCCTCCACATGCCTTTACTGAAACTGCTGACCAGCTATCTGAACGCTGGCGGAAAGAAGCTATAGAGGGAATTGAGGGCACTGGCATTAAACCAGGATTTATGAAGATTGGGGTGGATGGTGGAAAACTATCCGACATAGACCGCAAGCTGGTACAGGCGGCTGCCAGAACCCATTTGCAAACCGGCCTGACCATTGCCGTTCATACCGGGAATGGAGAAGGAGCTTTAGAGGAAATGGCGATATTAAAAGAAGAGGGCGTAGCACCGGAAGCCTGGATATGGGTACATGCCCAGAGTGAAGCAGATAGCGCTATTCATGCGAAAGTAGCCGGGCAGGGTGGATGGGTGTCTTTTGATGGTATTGGCTGGGATGATAGCGGCCGGCATGTAGAACTGGTAAGTTTTATGAAAAAACAGGGGTTGCTGGAAAAAGTATTGGTGTCGCATGATGCCGGATGGTACCATGTGGGAGAAACCGGGGGTGGCAAATTCCAGTCATTTGAAAAAATATTTACTACGTTTCTGCCAGAACTGAAAAAAAGAGGATTTTCCAGAAAAGAAATCAATCAATTACTGGTAAAAAACCCGATGGAAGCATTTACCATCCGAATCCGGAAAAATTAA
- a CDS encoding NAD(P)(+) transhydrogenase (Re/Si-specific) subunit beta, whose product MDLTILIQIAYLISSVLFIVGIKMMNKTPTARQGNIYSSIAMLIAIVATLIQVNVLTLPEMFACMLIGTVIGTYYAKKVPMTKMPEMVAIFNGFGGLASLFVAVSDYWLRSIEKGQDVDTITGISIILSVLIGGVTFTGSYIAFAKLNGNISGRAIVFKGQHPLNLALLIVSIIAGILLLLEPQMSMYMYILIFVSLLLGVLTVIPIGGADMPVVISLLNSYSGIAACFTGFILNNQVLIISGALVGTSGIILTQIMCKAMNRSLVSVLLGGFGQTTGTAGSNGQGKASDIVVKEVGVEEAAMIFDSASSVIVVPGYGMAVAQAQHVVREMTDLLEKKGISVKFAIHPVAGRMPGHMNVLLAEANVPYDKLVEMDYINDEFSNTDVTLIIGANDVVNPAARTNPQSPIYGMPILNADKSRTVIVSKRSMGAGYAGIENELFGYPNCLMLFGDAKATITKVVTELKGT is encoded by the coding sequence ATGGACTTAACCATACTGATTCAGATCGCCTATCTTATTTCGTCCGTGCTTTTTATTGTTGGCATCAAAATGATGAACAAAACGCCAACGGCCAGGCAGGGAAACATCTACTCTTCTATTGCCATGCTGATTGCCATTGTAGCTACCCTGATACAGGTAAACGTACTGACCCTTCCGGAAATGTTCGCCTGTATGCTGATTGGTACAGTGATAGGTACGTATTACGCCAAAAAAGTGCCCATGACCAAAATGCCGGAGATGGTAGCTATTTTTAATGGGTTTGGAGGGTTAGCATCCTTGTTTGTAGCCGTTTCTGATTACTGGCTCCGCTCTATCGAAAAGGGGCAGGATGTAGATACAATTACCGGCATTAGTATTATCCTGAGTGTATTGATTGGCGGCGTTACTTTCACTGGTTCATACATTGCGTTTGCCAAACTGAATGGAAATATCAGCGGCAGGGCGATTGTATTTAAGGGACAACATCCGCTGAACCTGGCTTTACTCATTGTATCAATTATTGCCGGGATTCTGCTGCTTCTTGAACCCCAGATGAGTATGTATATGTATATTCTCATTTTTGTATCCCTGCTGCTGGGAGTACTTACTGTAATTCCTATCGGTGGGGCAGATATGCCGGTGGTAATTTCGCTGCTTAATTCTTATTCCGGCATTGCCGCTTGTTTTACAGGCTTTATCCTCAATAATCAGGTACTCATTATTTCAGGCGCTCTGGTCGGAACCTCCGGGATCATCCTCACTCAGATCATGTGTAAAGCCATGAACCGTTCCCTGGTGAGTGTATTGCTGGGCGGATTTGGGCAAACTACTGGTACTGCCGGAAGTAATGGACAGGGAAAAGCTTCGGATATTGTTGTGAAAGAAGTAGGCGTGGAAGAAGCAGCCATGATATTTGATTCGGCTTCTTCCGTAATTGTAGTTCCAGGATATGGTATGGCCGTTGCCCAGGCACAACATGTGGTACGTGAAATGACCGATCTGCTGGAAAAGAAAGGCATTTCCGTAAAATTTGCCATTCATCCGGTAGCCGGCCGTATGCCTGGCCACATGAATGTATTGCTGGCAGAAGCAAATGTACCCTATGACAAACTGGTCGAGATGGATTACATTAACGATGAATTTTCAAATACAGACGTAACCCTGATCATCGGAGCCAATGATGTGGTAAACCCTGCTGCCAGAACTAATCCGCAAAGTCCTATTTATGGTATGCCTATTCTCAATGCAGATAAGTCACGCACGGTGATTGTAAGTAAACGCAGCATGGGAGCCGGATATGCCGGTATTGAAAATGAACTATTTGGCTATCCCAATTGCCTGATGCTATTCGGCGATGCCAAAGCTACCATTACCAAAGTAGTAACTGAGTTGAAAGGGACTTGA
- the ilvA gene encoding threonine ammonia-lyase IlvA, whose amino-acid sequence MSTTLQVDVDKAHDVLKSIVYHTPLQFNQRLSDLFKASVYFKREDQQIVRSYKIRGAYNNIFSLDPEQRSKGVVCASAGNHAQGFAHSCSLLQIKGYVFMPQVTPKQKIQRVRNFGGEWVQIELVGNTFDEAAHVASKFCLENNLTYVHPFDNIHTISGQGTVAYEILEDLPDVEVVIVPVGGGGLISGVSAYLKNKNRSITIIGVDPLGAPKMVEAIKAGYPKVLEQIDSFIDGAAVKKAGEITFEFVKQYVDKVIPVAEGKVCTHMIELYQNEGLTIEPAGAMSVAALSQVADLIAGKKVVCIISGGNNDISRYPEVIDRSLIYEGLKHYFIIEFAQKPGELLKFLQKVLGPNDDIIRFEYLKKTNKEFGPALVGIELSNKHDLEPLLERIRENNITYKNITHDDVLRKYFV is encoded by the coding sequence ATGAGTACCACCCTTCAAGTTGATGTAGATAAGGCACATGACGTGCTCAAATCCATTGTATACCATACACCTTTACAATTTAACCAGCGGCTTTCCGATCTATTCAAAGCTTCTGTTTATTTCAAACGCGAAGACCAGCAGATTGTACGGTCATATAAAATCAGGGGTGCTTACAATAATATTTTTTCTCTCGATCCTGAGCAGCGAAGCAAAGGCGTGGTATGTGCCAGTGCCGGTAATCATGCCCAGGGTTTTGCACATAGTTGTAGTTTATTGCAGATCAAAGGCTATGTGTTTATGCCCCAGGTTACGCCTAAACAGAAAATTCAGCGGGTACGTAATTTTGGAGGTGAATGGGTTCAGATTGAACTTGTTGGAAATACGTTTGACGAAGCTGCCCATGTAGCCAGCAAATTCTGCCTGGAAAATAATTTAACCTATGTTCATCCCTTCGATAATATCCATACCATTTCCGGACAAGGCACCGTAGCCTATGAAATCCTGGAAGATTTGCCGGATGTTGAAGTAGTAATCGTTCCGGTAGGAGGAGGAGGTTTGATCTCCGGGGTAAGTGCCTACCTGAAAAACAAAAACCGCTCGATCACCATTATCGGCGTAGATCCGTTGGGAGCTCCTAAAATGGTAGAAGCCATTAAGGCAGGGTATCCTAAAGTGCTGGAACAAATTGATAGTTTTATTGATGGAGCGGCTGTAAAAAAAGCCGGTGAAATTACTTTTGAATTTGTCAAACAATACGTGGATAAGGTAATTCCGGTGGCGGAAGGGAAAGTATGCACCCATATGATCGAGCTCTACCAGAATGAAGGCTTAACCATAGAACCAGCAGGCGCTATGTCGGTAGCTGCCCTGAGCCAGGTAGCAGATTTGATTGCCGGTAAAAAAGTAGTTTGTATCATTAGCGGAGGTAATAACGATATTTCCCGCTATCCGGAAGTAATAGACCGGAGCCTGATCTATGAAGGACTGAAACATTATTTTATTATTGAATTTGCCCAGAAACCTGGCGAACTGCTGAAATTTCTGCAAAAAGTTCTCGGCCCCAACGATGATATTATCCGCTTTGAATACCTGAAAAAAACCAATAAAGAATTTGGTCCGGCCCTGGTAGGAATTGAGCTTAGCAATAAACATGACCTGGAACCTCTTTTAGAGCGCATCCGGGAAAATAACATCACCTATAAGAACATTACCCACGATGATGTATTGCGGAAATACTTTGTGTAG
- the moaCB gene encoding bifunctional molybdenum cofactor biosynthesis protein MoaC/MoaB codes for MRDISSKQISLRTARAVAVVLCSQYTLELMKNDDLPKGNLFDVARAAGFLAAKQTQMLIPHCHPVSIDGMNISYAYLDEANLPEEIQTLAGKTGVAIIGEGKSIGRTGIEMETLTTVSISALTIYDLLKPLADPELEITSIKLLKKTGGKSDRIKFTKVRQAAAVLVCSDGTASGKRDDKSGLLIQEMLKPHNIEIADYKILPDDTLAIREQVQSWVAQKIPFIFTTGGTGFGPRDNTIAAIQPILEKEASGITEAMRVHGQMRTPLAMMSRSVAGSIGQTLIVTLPGSSTGVRESLDAILPAVFHARNMLRGGGHE; via the coding sequence ATGCGTGATATTTCTTCCAAACAAATTTCCCTGCGGACTGCCAGAGCCGTAGCCGTAGTCCTGTGCAGCCAGTATACGCTGGAACTCATGAAAAACGATGATTTGCCCAAAGGAAACTTGTTTGATGTAGCCAGGGCAGCTGGTTTTCTGGCGGCCAAACAAACCCAGATGCTCATTCCCCATTGTCATCCGGTATCCATTGACGGCATGAATATTTCGTATGCTTACCTCGATGAAGCAAATCTGCCGGAAGAAATCCAAACATTGGCTGGAAAAACGGGCGTAGCTATTATTGGCGAAGGCAAATCCATCGGACGAACCGGTATAGAAATGGAAACACTCACCACTGTTTCAATCAGTGCCCTAACTATTTATGATCTGCTCAAACCTTTGGCAGATCCAGAACTGGAGATTACTTCCATCAAACTCTTGAAAAAAACCGGCGGCAAATCAGACCGGATAAAGTTTACAAAGGTCAGGCAAGCAGCCGCTGTACTCGTGTGTTCCGATGGAACGGCTTCAGGAAAAAGGGATGATAAATCTGGTTTATTGATCCAGGAGATGCTCAAACCTCATAATATTGAGATTGCGGATTATAAAATACTTCCCGACGATACGCTGGCCATCCGGGAACAGGTACAAAGCTGGGTAGCCCAGAAAATCCCATTTATTTTTACCACCGGCGGAACGGGTTTTGGCCCCAGAGACAATACCATTGCTGCTATTCAGCCTATTCTGGAAAAAGAAGCCAGTGGTATTACAGAAGCCATGCGCGTACATGGGCAAATGCGCACCCCATTAGCTATGATGTCCAGATCCGTTGCCGGCTCGATTGGCCAGACATTAATTGTTACCTTACCAGGCAGTTCCACTGGCGTGAGAGAATCATTGGATGCGATATTGCCAGCCGTATTTCATGCCCGCAACATGCTCAGAGGCGGAGGACATGAGTAG
- a CDS encoding dihydrofolate reductase, which yields MQIIIVAAHAQNRVIGRNNELVWHLPRDFKHFKEITVGHPIIMGRKTFESLGKPLPNRTSIIITRDAHYQQEGCIVVHSLKEAIAEAKKLDDQIYIIGGAEIYKQALPYTQKMYLTEVKAFPEGDAYFPEFSKTDWQETARHSYYKDEKNEYDFDFVTWERKDNIAHI from the coding sequence ATGCAAATAATTATCGTAGCTGCCCATGCACAGAACCGGGTAATTGGCCGTAATAACGAACTGGTATGGCATTTACCCAGAGATTTTAAACACTTCAAAGAAATTACCGTTGGCCATCCCATCATTATGGGACGCAAAACCTTTGAATCACTGGGAAAACCTTTGCCCAATCGTACCAGTATTATCATTACCAGAGACGCTCATTACCAGCAAGAGGGATGTATTGTGGTGCATTCTCTAAAGGAAGCCATTGCAGAAGCTAAAAAACTGGATGACCAGATTTATATTATTGGCGGTGCTGAAATCTACAAACAGGCTTTGCCTTATACCCAAAAAATGTATCTGACCGAAGTAAAAGCATTCCCGGAAGGAGATGCCTATTTCCCTGAGTTCTCCAAAACTGATTGGCAGGAAACCGCCCGGCACTCCTATTACAAAGACGAAAAAAATGAATACGATTTTGATTTTGTAACCTGGGAGAGAAAAGATAATATCGCACATATATAA
- a CDS encoding PAS domain S-box protein has product MALIIGNFSLYLFNRNAFFKSMQAKREVEEVEKKLDFIWTQVQIADMGVRGYLLLPEESKAVPLHEAVGRYEKGFEELEQMLARQQFDMSAIADFKKLYIAKMDEALLMKQLKKEGKGEEALAILQKDSGYQLWMTFKPLQEHILSFENALKQEADNTYTNSLANTLIIQIVLLTISIPVLCVVIYRLWQNEWQKKALFKKLTVSTSKYLFCRTNQGMDMDEEKIITSLVTDLQTASQFVKDTAKGNYELNWQGITEENVHLNQDNLTGHLIQMREQMKMVKTEDHKRLWANQGFARFADLIRLQADSLEDKIHVFLAELIKYIHANQGGVFLVSGKDNETILELKACYAYGKKKFIQKTIFPGEGLVGQVYLEKDKILITEIPPDYISISSGLGQALPRCLLLVPLKNNEQIVGILEIASFQILENYQIEFIEKVLENLASVVISEQVHTHTRVLLEEASHRAEEMRAQEEEMRQNMEELEATQEEMRRNEMAHLQEITRLEQGFQLNTELLQKKEREMSGILTAVDSTLAMIEFDLKGTILTANSCFLQVMEYSLQEIAGKHHAMFVSKEYRQSQEYTDFWQELSSGKEQIGDVRRITKNGKEVWLSASYTPVFGEDKRVIKIIKFAQDITTEKHRSLDHQSQLQAISKSNSIIEFDLSGHIRSANANFLTLMQYEEKEIIGAHHRIFVPEKEKESEEYQLFWESLSRGEYVSGEFQRVNKAGRSVWIKGSYNPISDINGKVYKVVKYAQDVTTEKLLEQQALSQTEELRAQEEEIRQNLEELQATQDEVERKSLELQAQITAVDSSLATIEFDLHGNILKANHNFLQLMGYTLEEIMHQPHRIFVEKTFGQSQEYRDFWQELKTGKTQIGRVQRFTKDGKQVWLNASYTPVFDMDNKPVKIIKLAQYIEM; this is encoded by the coding sequence ATGGCCCTCATTATAGGCAACTTCTCCCTATATCTATTCAATCGCAATGCCTTCTTCAAAAGCATGCAGGCAAAACGAGAAGTAGAGGAAGTTGAAAAAAAATTAGATTTTATCTGGACACAGGTACAGATTGCAGATATGGGTGTACGGGGATATTTGCTTCTGCCAGAAGAATCTAAAGCAGTTCCCCTGCATGAGGCGGTAGGCCGGTATGAGAAAGGCTTTGAGGAACTGGAGCAAATGCTTGCCAGACAACAGTTTGACATGAGTGCTATTGCAGACTTCAAAAAACTGTATATAGCCAAAATGGATGAAGCTTTGTTGATGAAACAATTAAAGAAGGAGGGTAAAGGAGAAGAAGCTTTAGCTATTCTTCAGAAAGACAGTGGGTATCAGTTATGGATGACATTTAAACCCCTGCAAGAACATATTCTTTCTTTTGAAAATGCATTAAAGCAAGAAGCAGACAATACATATACCAATAGTCTGGCTAATACTCTGATTATTCAAATTGTATTACTCACGATTAGCATACCAGTGTTATGTGTGGTGATCTACCGCTTATGGCAAAATGAATGGCAGAAAAAGGCGCTGTTTAAAAAACTAACCGTAAGTACCAGCAAATACCTGTTTTGCCGGACGAACCAGGGGATGGATATGGATGAAGAAAAAATCATTACATCCCTGGTAACTGACCTGCAAACGGCTTCTCAGTTTGTGAAGGATACGGCAAAAGGAAACTATGAACTCAACTGGCAAGGCATAACCGAAGAAAATGTTCACCTGAACCAGGATAACCTGACCGGGCATTTGATTCAGATGCGGGAACAAATGAAAATGGTTAAAACAGAAGACCATAAAAGATTATGGGCTAACCAGGGTTTTGCCAGATTCGCCGACCTGATCCGCCTTCAGGCCGATTCACTGGAAGATAAAATACATGTGTTTTTAGCAGAGTTAATAAAATATATACATGCCAATCAGGGAGGGGTATTTCTGGTGTCAGGTAAGGATAATGAAACCATACTGGAGTTAAAAGCTTGTTATGCTTATGGTAAGAAAAAATTCATCCAAAAGACCATTTTTCCCGGAGAGGGTCTGGTAGGACAGGTGTATCTGGAAAAAGATAAAATATTAATAACAGAGATTCCACCGGATTATATCAGTATTTCATCCGGCTTGGGACAAGCCTTACCCCGGTGCTTACTGCTGGTACCCCTGAAAAACAATGAACAGATCGTTGGTATCTTAGAAATAGCTTCTTTCCAGATACTGGAAAACTATCAGATCGAATTTATTGAAAAAGTACTTGAAAACCTGGCTTCCGTAGTGATTTCCGAACAGGTACATACCCATACCAGAGTATTGCTGGAAGAAGCTAGTCATAGGGCTGAAGAAATGCGGGCACAGGAGGAAGAAATGCGCCAGAATATGGAGGAACTGGAAGCTACACAGGAAGAGATGCGTAGAAATGAGATGGCGCACCTGCAGGAGATCACCCGTCTGGAACAAGGTTTTCAGTTAAATACCGAACTCCTGCAAAAGAAAGAAAGGGAAATGAGCGGTATTCTTACTGCTGTTGACTCTACCCTGGCGATGATTGAATTTGACCTAAAGGGTACTATTCTTACGGCCAATTCGTGCTTTTTGCAGGTCATGGAATATTCGCTGCAGGAGATCGCAGGTAAACATCATGCCATGTTTGTAAGCAAGGAATACAGGCAGAGCCAGGAATATACAGACTTCTGGCAGGAACTCTCTTCTGGCAAAGAACAGATAGGAGATGTAAGGCGGATCACGAAAAATGGAAAAGAAGTGTGGCTGAGTGCCAGTTATACACCGGTGTTTGGTGAGGACAAAAGGGTGATAAAAATTATCAAATTTGCTCAGGACATTACCACAGAAAAGCATAGATCCTTAGACCATCAGAGCCAGTTACAGGCCATTTCTAAATCAAACAGCATCATTGAGTTTGATTTATCAGGTCATATTCGTTCGGCTAATGCTAATTTCCTAACCTTGATGCAGTATGAGGAAAAAGAAATCATAGGCGCTCATCACCGGATTTTTGTCCCTGAAAAAGAAAAGGAATCAGAGGAGTACCAGTTATTTTGGGAAAGCCTCAGCAGAGGGGAATATGTTTCGGGAGAATTTCAGAGAGTTAACAAAGCCGGCAGATCTGTATGGATCAAAGGAAGCTATAACCCCATCAGTGATATCAATGGCAAAGTTTATAAAGTGGTAAAGTATGCCCAGGATGTAACCACTGAGAAATTACTGGAGCAGCAGGCCTTATCTCAAACAGAAGAATTGCGGGCGCAGGAAGAAGAGATCAGGCAGAATCTGGAAGAGTTGCAAGCTACCCAGGATGAAGTAGAACGGAAGTCACTCGAGTTGCAGGCACAAATTACCGCTGTAGACAGCAGCCTTGCTACCATCGAATTTGACTTACATGGAAATATTCTGAAAGCCAATCACAATTTCCTGCAGCTGATGGGCTATACCCTGGAAGAAATTATGCATCAGCCTCACCGGATTTTTGTAGAGAAAACATTTGGGCAAAGCCAGGAGTACCGCGATTTCTGGCAGGAATTGAAAACAGGAAAAACACAGATCGGTAGGGTGCAACGTTTTACCAAAGATGGAAAACAGGTATGGCTCAATGCCAGTTATACGCCTGTATTCGATATGGATAATAAACCAGTAAAAATTATTAAGCTGGCACAATACATAGAAATGTAA
- a CDS encoding Nif3-like dinuclear metal center hexameric protein, translating into MPTIQQIIQQLEILAPPSYQESYDNAGLITGRPEWELTGALVSLDATEDIVAEAIRENCNLIIAHHPIVFKGLKKLNGNNYVERTIISAIQHQIAIYAIHTNLDNVAGGVNFKIAQKLKLEKVKILAPKKQVLQKLVTFVPLEHTTTVLNALYEAGAGNIGNYSHCSFRSKGSGTFLPNEQANPHTGQPNKPEEVQEERIEVILPAYLSHKVIAALQQSHPYEEVAYYLTALENAYQNVGAGIIGQLAEPMDDLDFLHYLKAEMQVSCVRHTARLHKPVQRIALCGGAGIFLLPDALRQKADVFITADVKYHEFFDAEGKLILADIGHYESEVFTKELIATYLSEKFRNIALILSKTVTNPINYL; encoded by the coding sequence ATGCCCACCATTCAACAAATCATTCAACAACTAGAAATCCTGGCTCCTCCATCCTACCAGGAAAGCTACGACAATGCCGGACTGATTACCGGCCGTCCGGAATGGGAACTTACTGGAGCATTAGTTAGTCTGGATGCCACAGAAGATATAGTAGCAGAAGCGATTCGCGAGAATTGTAACCTAATTATCGCCCATCATCCCATTGTATTTAAAGGACTAAAAAAGCTCAATGGAAACAATTATGTAGAACGCACCATTATTTCAGCCATTCAGCACCAGATTGCCATTTATGCCATTCATACCAACCTAGATAATGTAGCAGGCGGTGTAAATTTCAAAATTGCCCAAAAACTCAAACTCGAAAAGGTAAAGATACTGGCCCCCAAAAAACAGGTATTACAGAAACTGGTCACCTTTGTTCCACTGGAACATACCACAACCGTATTGAATGCTTTATATGAAGCAGGCGCAGGAAATATTGGTAATTATTCCCATTGCAGTTTCCGCAGCAAGGGTAGCGGCACCTTTCTACCCAATGAGCAGGCAAATCCACATACCGGGCAGCCAAACAAACCCGAAGAAGTGCAGGAAGAACGGATTGAAGTGATTTTACCAGCTTATCTTTCTCATAAAGTCATAGCAGCTTTACAGCAATCTCATCCCTATGAGGAGGTGGCATATTATCTTACTGCGCTTGAAAATGCCTACCAAAATGTGGGAGCCGGTATAATTGGGCAGCTGGCCGAACCTATGGATGATCTGGATTTTCTGCACTATCTGAAAGCGGAAATGCAAGTCTCTTGTGTGCGGCATACAGCCCGTTTACATAAACCGGTTCAACGGATAGCCCTATGTGGCGGCGCTGGTATTTTCCTGCTCCCCGATGCCCTGCGACAGAAAGCAGATGTGTTTATAACGGCCGATGTTAAATACCATGAGTTTTTTGATGCCGAAGGAAAACTGATACTGGCAGATATCGGGCATTATGAAAGCGAAGTTTTTACAAAAGAATTGATTGCTACGTATTTGTCAGAAAAATTTCGTAATATTGCACTCATTTTGTCAAAAACAGTTACCAACCCCATCAATTACTTGTGA
- a CDS encoding zinc ribbon domain-containing protein: MERTVAQKLEALLALQQIDSNLDAIRKVRGDLPEEVMDLEDEIAGYETRVGKFDKDIAGLEEEITRNKQTKKDSEKLINKYKDQQMNVRNNREYDAITKEIELQTLEMELADKRISEANARILRKNDEIKGTQQILAERKKDLAIKNNELSVIVSESEDEENKLIKEREKFQVNIEDRLLKSYEKIRSNAMNGLAVVVVKRGACGGCFNTVPPQRQADIRDKKKIIVCEHCGRIFADVEDIVVAEKPKR; the protein is encoded by the coding sequence ATGGAAAGAACAGTAGCACAGAAACTTGAAGCCTTACTTGCCTTACAACAAATCGATTCTAATTTAGACGCTATCCGCAAGGTAAGAGGTGATCTTCCGGAAGAGGTAATGGATTTAGAAGATGAAATCGCTGGCTACGAAACCAGAGTGGGAAAATTCGACAAAGACATAGCTGGTTTAGAAGAGGAAATCACCCGTAATAAGCAAACAAAAAAAGATTCTGAAAAGCTGATCAACAAGTACAAAGACCAGCAAATGAATGTGCGCAACAACCGGGAATATGATGCAATTACCAAGGAAATTGAACTGCAAACCCTGGAAATGGAATTAGCCGATAAACGTATCAGCGAAGCCAATGCCAGAATCCTTCGCAAAAATGATGAGATCAAAGGTACCCAGCAGATATTAGCGGAACGAAAAAAAGATCTGGCTATTAAAAATAATGAACTGAGTGTAATAGTTTCTGAAAGTGAAGATGAAGAAAATAAACTCATCAAAGAAAGAGAGAAGTTTCAGGTAAATATTGAGGACCGCTTATTAAAATCATACGAGAAAATCAGAAGCAATGCCATGAACGGGCTTGCTGTGGTAGTGGTAAAAAGGGGGGCTTGCGGAGGTTGTTTTAACACGGTGCCGCCACAGCGTCAGGCTGATATCCGGGATAAGAAAAAGATCATTGTATGCGAACATTGTGGTCGCATTTTCGCAGATGTAGAGGATATAGTGGTAGCTGAAAAGCCAAAAAGATAA